CACTCCCACCCGCGGCGCGGGCTGCCGCCATTCCTGCCCTGGAGGCCTCCTCGTCCTGCTTCCCCAGGAACCATTGGCAAACCAAGACCATCCACCGCCGGTAGCCGGAAAAGCCAGACGGCGCCCCCACAACTTCGCCCAAGGTCTGAAGCAGAACCGGGTTCCACTGGTAGAGGGCGGCGTGAGCCTGTTTGAGGTAGTTGCGGCTCCCGTTGCCTCCGATGCTAAAGAGGGTCCAGTCGATGTGGCTGTGCTTTGCCGTTAAGAGGAGTTCCCCCGGATGGTGGTAAAACCGTTCGGGCAAGGTCGACGCCGCCGGCCGATGGCGTTGACGTAAGCATCCTCAGCGAAGTTGAAGAGCTCCGGAGGGTAGTCAGCGCCTGGCAGAACGTCGGGGTAAAGCCGCCTCAGGATCAAGTGATTGCGCTCATGGATCAGAATGAACAGCAAGTCCTCCGGGCCGGTGATGTGGTCCAGGAAGAACCGGACCCCAATCGTCAGGTCTCCCTTGTACAGATCGACTGGCGCAGTCGGTAGGGCCTCATCGAAGGTGATTTCATGGATGTATTTGAGGATTTTCGGGACCCGCTCCGATCCCTGGCAGCAGTCCGACCAGTAGCTGAAAATTTCATCACTTGCCAGGGTGTGAATCAGCAGGGTTGCTGCCCGGTTTAGGTGCTTTTCCCTTAGGGCTGACTTGATCTTTTCGATTCGGCTTTTGAGCAGGTGCATTATCGGCTCCTTTCATTAAGTCTTTTCCAGCCATGACCCGCTGGATTATGGCTTTGAGCACCCCCAAGCCTTCGAGGGTTTTGACTTTTGGATTAATGACCACCGCCTCAAGGGCATAGCCTTTGAACAGCCGCTTGATGGCCATCACTCCGTCTTTCGCATAGGCTTCCCACCCGATTCGGGTCTGTCCCTTCCCTTCGGCCAAAACATAGGGGAGGTCGGCTTTGACAATCACCAGGACCTTGTCCTTCTTGTTGGCGAGAATGACCGTGCAGGCGTCATCGCCGAAGCATTCTTTGGCCTCCTCGACCGTGTACGGGTCTTCATCCCACCCGATGGGAGTATTTTTCTTGTCAATGTGGTACTTTTTCGCATAGGTGTTGACGGTGTCGAACAAGTACAGTTCTCCGTCCTGGAGGGTTTCCCACCCTTGAGTCAAGGCCGGGCTCTGATAGACTTTCTCTGCATTCGGCATGGTGCTCTCCTTTCTTTAGATGGATGTCAAGATTTGGTCGACCCGCTCGGGTAGCCGGGCCACCGGAACATCCTCGGTTAACAGGGTTTGGGTCGTGAGTTGCATGGCAAGTTGCTGGATTAGTTTGTCTCCGAGTTCCCGCTCAATCACCTCCTTTCGGGTCAAGTCTTTGATTTTAGCCAGCACCCGGGTCAACGTCTTGAGGTCTTCTTCCTGGCCGACCCTTTTGCTCATGGCCGTCACCCAGGCAACTTCGACTGCCGCGAGTTCTTCAAGGTCCCGGGCGATCATGACCGGGTCACCCAGGGTATAGCCGCCAACAACCGTCCGAATGACCCCGTGCACCATTTCCTTGTTGACTTTCGACCGGACGATCCCCTGAATCTCGGGGATGACGGCTTCGATGTAGGCGGTGTTCGCATCCGGGTCGGAAAACTGGGGGTTATTGGTGATCGTGCTCAGGGCCAATCCCGCCAGCAGCAGCCGCACCATCATCGTCAGCTGCCGGGGGTTAAAGACGATTCTGCGGATTGAGGAAACCGACCAGGTCGTCGAAGTTGAGAGTCGGGACTTCATAGTGCCGAAACTGGCTGGTCGGGCCCAAAATTGCTTGAGCAATAGTTTTCGACCCCTCGGTCTTGTTGGTGCCAATGTCCCCAATCAGCAATACCGGCAGGTCAGCCACAATGGCCGCGAGCACTAACGGCTCAACAACGTCCCACCCATAAATCCCGAGTTCGTCGAATAACATTGACCAGTTCCTTTCTCCTTTAATATTTGGCCTGTCCTTAAAAGCAGTGAAGGAGGCCGGTTGGCCCCCCTTTGCTTTAGAAGTGATAGCAGTAACAGCGTTTGTTGTTACACTTTGTTGTTTATTATTATAGCACAATCCAGTGTTATTGTCAATAACGCATTATTGTTGAGCCTGTATTGTTCAGGTGTGCTGACTAATGCATGCTTAAATGAAGTAAAGACCCACTACTGGTATTGGAAATGCGCACATAGCATTATTGATACCACACGTTTGATTCTTTTTCGGGAGGTTTTACAAGGTGAGGAAGGGCGGAAGGATAAATCTTTATGGGTTGGGCTGCGGTGGCTGGATAATCTGGAAAAGAGGTTTCGATATGAATTTCAAACCTTTAAAATACGAGAAGGGCGTATAGTGGCAAGCAATCTGCTATTCCTCTAGTTGGCCACTGGTCGCAAGGCCTATCTGGGTTTCACAATAGCTGTAATTAATGCTGCACCCTGGATAGATGGCCTGAAATCCCTTAACTTTAGAGAAAAATTGATTTTTTAAAAATCTTATGGTATCAATATTCCTATAGAAAACTGTAGGTGACCTTCGTCTGCTGCAACTCTAATTGACAACCGAAGTTTTCGGAAACCCTCCTCTCTCTTGAACAATATTACCGGACAAAGTCGAATCCGTAGCAAAAAACAGTAACGGAGCAGCTTTTACCTGATCCCTGAAATTTTTGCCCCCAAAAGGAAATCCTTTCTGCCCACGATTTTCTTTCATTATCATCATCAAGGAAAACCCAAGCAATGAAGCCCAGTAAATCACTTCGCCGATTAGCAGGCTCGGCGCCCGGAGATCACCAAGAGAAAAGACCCGAGATTGACGAAGCCCCTATCCAGAAGGAAGATGCAGGGGACGTCAAGGAGTCCCAGCAAGTCGGGGGACCCCAGCGGGAAAGCGAGTCTCGCTACCGTGCTATGGTAGAGGCCTTTGATGGGTTGATCTACATCTGTTCCCCGGATTACCGGGTTGAGTTCATGAACCCGCGTTTAATCGAGCGCACCGGTTATGATGGCACCGGAGAATATTGTTACAAGGTTCTGCATGAACGGGACTCCATCTGTCTTTGGTGCGTCAACGAACGGGTATTTCGAGGGGAAACGGTGCGCTGGGAATTGCAAAGCCCCAAAGACAACCGCTGGTATTACATGGTGAACACCCCCATTTACCACAGCGACGGCCGCGTCTCCAAGCAGGCCATGATCCAGGACATTACCGAGTTTAAACAGACCGAGGAGGCCTTGAGACAGGCCCACAACGAACTGGAGCGCCGGGTGGATGAGCGGACTGCTCATTTAAAGCAGGCCAACGAGCAATTGCTGAGGGAAATTGAAGAGCGCCAGCAGATCGAAGACCGCCTCAGGGAAAGCGAGGCGCGTTTTCTGGCCTTCATGCAGCATCTGCCCGGTGGCGCGGTAATCCGTGACCTTCAGGGCCGCTATCTGTTCGCCAATAAAGCCTGGGAAAATGCCTTCGTTGCTGGAAAAGAAGACTGGCAGGGTAAGACCTTGCAAGACATCTGGCCGGTAGATACGGCCCGGCACATACTGGAACTGGACCAGCAGGCCGTTGAAACCGGGCAACCCGTGGAATCCCTGGTAAATTTGGAACAAGAGGATGGGACCCATGCCTGGCTGATCAACTACTTTCCTATCCTGGCTAAGGATGGCCAGCCCGTCCTGGTAGGATCAGCCGGCCTAGACGTCACCAGGCTCAGGCAGGCTGAGGCAGCCCTGGAAGCGGAGCGTCAACGCCTCTTTGCCCTTCTCGATGAGCTTCCCGCTTATGTCTATCTCCACGGGCCGGATCATACCGTCCGGTTTGCCAACCGCGTTTTTCGGGAACATTTCGGCGAGCCCAACGGCAGACTATGTTACGAAATTCTCCGGGGTCGTTCTCAGCCCTGTGGAAATTGTTCGACAAAGCGGGTTTTAACCGCCCAATCTCCGCAAGAGTCCCAATGGACCAGTCAATCCGGCCGTATTTACCAGATCTATAGCTATCCTTTTACCGATGTTGACGGCTCTTTGCTGGTCCTGAAAGTAGGCCTCGACATCACGGAGCGCCTGAAGGCGGAAAAGGCCCTCTATCAAGAAAAAGAAAAATACCGCCTTCTGGTGGAAAAATCGCCCCTGGGAATCGCAATTGTCGGACCAAAAGGCGAGATGCTGTACCTCAATCCGCGGTTCATGGAGATATTCGGTTACACCCGGGAAGATAATCCTACCGTCCAGGACTGGATTGCCCGCTCTTACCCCGATCCGCACTATCGGCAGGAGGTGATCTCCGCCTGGAACAGGGACTCGCGGGAATCCAGGCCAGGCGAGGCCAAGTCCCGAACTTTTACGGTGGGTTGCAAAGACGGCACGGAAAAAGTCATAAACTTCAAGATGGTAACTCTGGAAAACCGATCCCGGATGGTGCTTTGCGAAGACGTCACCGAGTGCCACCGGACTCAAGAGGCATTGATCGAAAGCGAAAGGCGGTTTGGGCAGTTGGTGGAGCATGCCGCCGACGAGCTTGTTCTGCATGACAATGGCAGGATCATCGAGGTCAATCAGCAAACTTGTGATGATTTGGGATATTCCCGTGAAGAACTATTGAAAATGACCGTGTTTGATTTGGAAGTGGGCATAAGTCCTCAAGACTTGCAAAAAATATGGGAGCAAAAGACCGAATCTCCGTTTACCGTCCGAGGTGTCCATCGACGGAAAGACGGCTCCACTTTTCCGGTAGAGGTCCGAGTTGCTCGATTTATGTATGGCGGACGCCGTCTCTTACTTGCTTTGGCACGAGACATCACCGAACGTCTGCAGGCTGAAGAGGCGCTCAGGCAATCGCAAATAAAATATCGCAGACTGGTGGTGGCCGCACCTTTCGGTATTTCTATTATTGGCAGAAACGGCAGATATAAATATCTCAATCCCAGATTTGAAAAAATGTTCGGGTACACCTTAGAGGATATCCCTACCGGGCGGGAATGGTTCCCCAAAGCTTTTCCGGACGCCTCCTACCGGGAAATGGTAGTTTCCGATTGGAAAGAAGAACTTAAAAAACCTCATCTGGGAGAAGTCAATCCGAGGTCTTTTCGGGTCACATGTAAAGATGGCACCACTAAGGTGATAAATTTCAGGGCGGTAGCCCTGGTAACAGGTGATTGGTTGATGTTTTATGAGGACATCTCTAAACGGGTGCAGGCCGAGGAAGCCCTCATAAAGAGCGAAGAGCAGTACCGGCTGCTGGTCAATCAAATTCCGGCCGTGGTTTTTAAAGGATATGTCGATGGCAGGGTGGAATTCTTCGACCGTAAAATCGAGTCTCTGAGCGGCTATAAAAAAGAGGATTTCGACACCGCTCAGCTATTGTGGACAGACCTGGTACTCCACGAGGATCTCACGGTGTTCAAAGAGACCCTGCTTAAAGCCCTTAGGGGTAATGGCTCGTATGTTCGGGAGTACCGCATCCGGAAACAAGACGGCAGGAATCTGTGGATTCAAGGGCGAGGACAGATATTCTGCAACGCCGCCGGCCAGATTGACTATATCAGCGGGGTCCTCTTTGACATTTCTGAACGGAAGCGGGTCGAGAAGGCTTTAAAAGAAAGCGAGGCCCTTTATCGCTTGCTGGCTGAGAACATTTCCGATGTCCTCTGGACCACCGACATGAACCTGAACCTCACCTATGTCAGCCCTTCTACCAAGCTTTTAACAGGGTTTTCTCCGAAAGAAGTCATATTGAGGGGGCTGGAGGCGATTTTGACACCAGTCTCCCTGGAACAGGCCCGACGCGTCTTTGCCGAAGAGATGCTGTCTGAACTCCAAGAACCAAAAGATCTTAGCCGGTCCAGGATACTTGAACTGGAACTGATCCAAAAGGACGGCTCCATCGTCTGGATCGAGGTGAAAACCTCCTTTTTGCGGGACGAGCAAGGACGGCCGGTGGGCGTCCTGGGAGTTGCCCGGGACATCAGCAAACGCAAGAAGGTGGAGCTGGCACTCAGGCGGCGGGAGGCCATTCTGGAAGCAGTGAGCATCGCTGCGGAGAAATTCTTGCAAACCGAATCCTGGGAGAAAGACATCCAGAATATTTTGGGGCGCCTGGGCCAATCGGCAGACGCAAGCCGGGTCTATATCTTTGAAAATCATCTCAATGGCACAGGAGATATATTAACCAGCCAACGATATGAATGGGCCGCGCCGGAAATCAATCCCCAGATAAACAACCCCGGATTACAAAATATTTCCTGGCGGCATGCGGGCTTTAGCCGCTGGGAGGAGCAGCTCTCTAAGGGCCAGATGATCGTGGGCCGCATCCGGGAATTTCCGCCCTCGGAGCAGGAATTGTTGGGGTCTCAAAAAATCAAATCTATCGTAGCGGTGCCAATTTTTGTGGGTCAACAATGGTGGGGTATGATTGGCTTCAACGAGTGTCTCAACGAGCGGGAATGGTCACCTGCGGAGCTGGAAGCCCTCAAAACCGCAGCCAGCACTCTGGGGGCCGCCATCCTCCGCGAGCGGGCGGAGCAATCCTTAAGAAAATCGGAGCAAAAACTTCGCTCCCTTGCCGCGCAGCTTCTCACCGCCCAGGAAAACGAACGGAAGCGTCTTGCGGCTGAGCTGCACGATGAGCTGGGACATGCCCTGCTGACTTTAAAGCTCTCGATAAGATCACTGGAGAAACAGTTATCGCCGGAGCACACTTCCTTCTCCCAGGATTTTAGGAAGATTGACCATTTTATCGTCGAGACCATTAAAGAAGTGCGACGGCTTTATCATGATTTAAGCCCAGGCGACCTTGAAGACCTGGGTCTGACTGCCGCTTTGCGGGACATGATCGAAGATGTGGCGGCGCTGCAAGAAGAGGTAAAGTGGTCAGTCAGGCTGGACAACCTCGACGGCTTATTCCCATTGCCGGTCCAGACGGCCATCTACCGGGTAGTACAGGAAGCCATGACGAATATCGGCAAACATGCCAGGCCAAAGAACGTATCCATCGTAGCCCAAAGGGAGAGCCAAAGGATTGTTATAACCATCGAGGATGACGGCCAAGGTTTTGAAGCGGCCAAAGTTTTGGACGCTAAAAAGAGCTTGGGATTGCTGACTATGGAAGAGCGACTCAAGATCCTGGGCGGAACCTTCAGCCTCTGGAGTCAAAAGAAACGGGGTACCAGAATATCATTTACTGTGCCGTTGCCTGAGGGAGGATTAGGGTGAGAAATTTCGAGATCGTGCTGGCTGACGACCACGCCATATTCCGCAAGGGCATACGGAAAATCATCGAAGGAATAGACGGCGTGGCTGTATGCGGCGAAGCCAATGATGGCCTGGAACTCTTGGAGCTTTTAAAAACGGCACGCCCTGATCTGATCATCCTGGATATTTCCATGCCCAATCTCCGAGGACTGGAGGCTACCGAGGAAATTAAGAGGCTGTATCCTGAGATCAAAATATTGCTTTTGACCATGCACAAGAAAAAAAGCTTCGTGCAGCTGGGCCTAAAAGCCGGGGCTGATGGTTTTCTGCTCAAGGAAGATGCGGATTCTGAGCTTTACCGCGCCATAGAAAGTCTTAAACAGGGGGATAAGTACTTGTCCCCCCTCCTTTCCACTATCATGTTTGACCTTTCTCTTACGCGGCCAGAAACTGAAGCCCTTACCAGACGTGAAAGAGAAATCTTGAAACTCTTGGCCGAGGGCAAGAAATCCCAGGAGATCGCCAATATCCTGTTCGTCAGCATTCACACCGTGCGCGCTCACCGGTACAATCTCATGAAAAAG
This sequence is a window from Desulfobaccales bacterium. Protein-coding genes within it:
- a CDS encoding response regulator transcription factor, producing the protein MRNFEIVLADDHAIFRKGIRKIIEGIDGVAVCGEANDGLELLELLKTARPDLIILDISMPNLRGLEATEEIKRLYPEIKILLLTMHKKKSFVQLGLKAGADGFLLKEDADSELYRAIESLKQGDKYLSPLLSTIMFDLSLTRPETEALTRREREILKLLAEGKKSQEIANILFVSIHTVRAHRYNLMKKLKFKSLADLVRYAISHEFTPE
- a CDS encoding PAS domain S-box protein, which translates into the protein MKPSKSLRRLAGSAPGDHQEKRPEIDEAPIQKEDAGDVKESQQVGGPQRESESRYRAMVEAFDGLIYICSPDYRVEFMNPRLIERTGYDGTGEYCYKVLHERDSICLWCVNERVFRGETVRWELQSPKDNRWYYMVNTPIYHSDGRVSKQAMIQDITEFKQTEEALRQAHNELERRVDERTAHLKQANEQLLREIEERQQIEDRLRESEARFLAFMQHLPGGAVIRDLQGRYLFANKAWENAFVAGKEDWQGKTLQDIWPVDTARHILELDQQAVETGQPVESLVNLEQEDGTHAWLINYFPILAKDGQPVLVGSAGLDVTRLRQAEAALEAERQRLFALLDELPAYVYLHGPDHTVRFANRVFREHFGEPNGRLCYEILRGRSQPCGNCSTKRVLTAQSPQESQWTSQSGRIYQIYSYPFTDVDGSLLVLKVGLDITERLKAEKALYQEKEKYRLLVEKSPLGIAIVGPKGEMLYLNPRFMEIFGYTREDNPTVQDWIARSYPDPHYRQEVISAWNRDSRESRPGEAKSRTFTVGCKDGTEKVINFKMVTLENRSRMVLCEDVTECHRTQEALIESERRFGQLVEHAADELVLHDNGRIIEVNQQTCDDLGYSREELLKMTVFDLEVGISPQDLQKIWEQKTESPFTVRGVHRRKDGSTFPVEVRVARFMYGGRRLLLALARDITERLQAEEALRQSQIKYRRLVVAAPFGISIIGRNGRYKYLNPRFEKMFGYTLEDIPTGREWFPKAFPDASYREMVVSDWKEELKKPHLGEVNPRSFRVTCKDGTTKVINFRAVALVTGDWLMFYEDISKRVQAEEALIKSEEQYRLLVNQIPAVVFKGYVDGRVEFFDRKIESLSGYKKEDFDTAQLLWTDLVLHEDLTVFKETLLKALRGNGSYVREYRIRKQDGRNLWIQGRGQIFCNAAGQIDYISGVLFDISERKRVEKALKESEALYRLLAENISDVLWTTDMNLNLTYVSPSTKLLTGFSPKEVILRGLEAILTPVSLEQARRVFAEEMLSELQEPKDLSRSRILELELIQKDGSIVWIEVKTSFLRDEQGRPVGVLGVARDISKRKKVELALRRREAILEAVSIAAEKFLQTESWEKDIQNILGRLGQSADASRVYIFENHLNGTGDILTSQRYEWAAPEINPQINNPGLQNISWRHAGFSRWEEQLSKGQMIVGRIREFPPSEQELLGSQKIKSIVAVPIFVGQQWWGMIGFNECLNEREWSPAELEALKTAASTLGAAILRERAEQSLRKSEQKLRSLAAQLLTAQENERKRLAAELHDELGHALLTLKLSIRSLEKQLSPEHTSFSQDFRKIDHFIVETIKEVRRLYHDLSPGDLEDLGLTAALRDMIEDVAALQEEVKWSVRLDNLDGLFPLPVQTAIYRVVQEAMTNIGKHARPKNVSIVAQRESQRIVITIEDDGQGFEAAKVLDAKKSLGLLTMEERLKILGGTFSLWSQKKRGTRISFTVPLPEGGLG